The Pedosphaera parvula Ellin514 DNA window CCGCCTTCGACTTCCTGAACCGCATCAGCGCCACCGCCTGCCATGGCATCGGCGACAACTCTCCCTTCCGTTTCCCCACGGACCTTGCCGCCGCGGTCGTCCATAACCCCGAAGTCCCGGAATCTCCGCGCACATCCGCTGCCCTACCGGCGCCTGCATCCACCGCAATCCTCATGGATGGTGATCCACCCGCGTTGCGACCAGCACGTTACCGGTGGATCATCCGTCACGCCCGTGACCCGGAACAAATCCTAAAACTTGTCGAAGCGCGGCATCCCGCGCCGATCCCCTCTCCTGCCAGCGCGCACATCCCGCCCGCAACCGAAACCCAACGTCAACTCTGCGACTTGTGGCAGCAAGTGCTCCGGTTGGAGCGCGTGAGCATCCGCGACGATTTTTTTGAACTCGGCGGCAACTCACAACTCGCCGTGCGGCTGTTGGCCCGCTGGGAAAAACTCACCGGTAAAAAGCTGCAATTCGTAACCATCTTTAAATCTCCCACCATCGAGCAACTCGCCCGGGTAGCCGACGAAACTTAAAACCTATTCCCTGTTTTACGCGAGCCAACGAGACTCTACTTTCCCTTTACAACCAGTCCTCCAGAGCCTTCCCACGAACGCGGCCACAATGCCGACCCAACCCCCGACCATCCTTAATCCCGTAGCAGACGAGGCAACGAGACTCATACTTCCCGACCACGATCAAAGAACGGACCAAGACCGCAAAACCACCCCTTGGTTCAGAATCCGAACGCGTCCACTTCCCTGTTCTTCTTCTGTCTACCGCGAATCTTCGCATAAATGTAATAAGCAATAACCAGCAGCCCCAAGCCAATGATTGCGTAATATGGATAGTCTTGCTTCCGCGATTCCCTGATAAACTCATGCAGTTCATTTGCATGCCTGGTTAGTATCGCCGCCTGCGGCGATCCCAGTGCTATTGCCCTCTCATACGCCGAAGCCGCTAGGTGACGATCCCCTTTCCGCATGCATAAAATCCCAAGCATCTGGAAACACGCCGGCTCCTTGGGATTGAGAGTCGCCATGTAAATAACCCCCTCCTGCAACTTGAGATCACCGCCAGATTCCATTTCTTTCGATAATCAGGAGGCGAGTCAAATTCAGTTAGAAGAACGAGGATAGAGCCCAGACCATAGGCACGTCCGCCTTTTTTGACCACCTCCGCATACTCCTTTTCCAGCTTCATCATTTCCTGGCCATCTTTGTTGGGCTCCTCAAACACCCCCATGCCCGCCTGTGGACGCGGAAGTACTGCCTCACTACTGTTGAAAAACGGCACCGTGAACTCATCCACATAAACATGCCTGGATTTATACGCGTCATCCCGCACCAAATATTGCAACAACGCCAGGTGATACTTCTCCAACCCAAAATGCGCA harbors:
- a CDS encoding tetratricopeptide repeat protein; amino-acid sequence: MKSKVLILLLTILTGDISIVQACKWDSTTLSEEKKRHPELAKVVLGEVPAPEDPKVMRERIQKLMANRRENEPMWWNDLAVAHMNLGELKESVLESVTNRFANDYGIHANLGTAYHLMGRYTDAEKEIARDLEINPDAHFGLEKYHLALLQYLVRDDAYKSRHVYVDEFTVPFFNSSEAVLPRPQAGMGVFEEPNKDGQEMMKLEKEYAEVVKKGGRAYGLGSILVLLTEFDSPPDYRKKWNLAVISSCRRGLFTWRLSIPRSRRVSRCLGFYACGKGIVT